In Schlegelella aquatica, one DNA window encodes the following:
- a CDS encoding TRAP transporter large permease gives MSPTGIGLTMFAAMLALMALRVPIAAAMFIPGAVGYWAMTNDIALLNTLKGSAVARLTVYDLSVIPLFLLMGQFATQGGLSRALFKAAAAFIGHIRGGLGMAAILAAAAFGAVCGSSVATSATIAQVAYPEMKVHGYHGRLSTGVLATGGTLGILIPPSVPLVVYAILTEQNIAKLFAAAFVPGLLAALGYIAVVAIYCRVRPELAQPSQPLPWNERWKALLGVWPIATIFLIVFGGIYTGLFTPTEGAAVGAIGTFLAGLAKRELTLSGIKRSFLGTAETSAMVFMIFLGADMMNAALALTQMPANLAAWVSGLEISPLVIVGCVLIFYVILGCVMDELSMILLTIPVLFPAIMSLDLWGLGAQDKAIWFGILVLMVVEIGLIAPPVGLNVYVVNSVCKDVPMGETYKGVLPFLASDVLRVLLLLFVPAVSLGAVWWLFS, from the coding sequence ATGAGCCCCACTGGCATCGGCCTGACCATGTTCGCGGCGATGCTCGCGCTGATGGCGCTGCGCGTTCCCATCGCCGCGGCGATGTTCATCCCCGGAGCCGTGGGCTACTGGGCGATGACGAACGACATCGCGCTGCTCAACACCCTCAAGGGCTCTGCCGTCGCGCGCCTGACCGTCTATGACCTGTCGGTGATCCCGCTGTTCCTGCTGATGGGGCAGTTCGCCACGCAAGGCGGCCTGTCGCGCGCACTGTTCAAGGCCGCCGCGGCCTTCATCGGCCACATCCGGGGCGGCCTGGGCATGGCAGCGATCCTGGCCGCGGCGGCTTTCGGTGCCGTGTGCGGCTCCTCCGTCGCCACCTCGGCCACCATCGCGCAGGTGGCGTATCCCGAGATGAAGGTGCACGGCTACCACGGCCGGCTGTCCACCGGCGTGTTGGCCACGGGCGGCACGTTGGGCATCCTGATCCCGCCGTCGGTGCCGCTCGTGGTCTATGCGATCCTGACCGAGCAGAACATCGCCAAGCTGTTCGCCGCGGCCTTCGTGCCGGGGCTTCTCGCAGCGCTCGGCTACATCGCCGTCGTCGCCATCTACTGCCGCGTGCGTCCCGAACTCGCCCAACCCTCTCAGCCGCTGCCGTGGAACGAGCGTTGGAAGGCACTGCTCGGCGTGTGGCCGATCGCGACGATCTTCCTCATCGTGTTCGGCGGCATCTACACGGGCCTGTTCACACCGACCGAGGGTGCGGCCGTCGGCGCGATCGGCACCTTCCTCGCCGGGTTGGCCAAGCGGGAGCTCACACTCTCCGGGATCAAGCGCTCTTTTCTCGGCACGGCGGAAACGTCGGCGATGGTCTTCATGATCTTCCTCGGCGCGGACATGATGAACGCGGCGCTTGCGCTCACGCAGATGCCCGCCAACCTCGCGGCTTGGGTGTCGGGCCTGGAGATCTCGCCGCTCGTGATCGTGGGCTGCGTGCTGATCTTCTACGTCATCCTCGGTTGCGTGATGGATGAGCTGTCGATGATCCTGCTCACCATCCCCGTGCTGTTCCCCGCGATCATGAGCCTCGATCTTTGGGGCCTGGGCGCGCAGGACAAAGCGATCTGGTTCGGCATTCTGGTGCTGATGGTGGTGGAGATCGGCCTCATCGCGCCGCCGGTGGGCTTGAACGTGTACGTCGTCAACAGCGTGTGCAAGGACGTGCCGATGGGCGAAACCTACAAGGGTGTGCTGCCGTTCCTGGCGAGCGA
- a CDS encoding TRAP transporter small permease, with translation MLVVLRFFALLFALLGGLAASAVGVLTASSIIGRALWSSPIPGDVELTQFGIALAISLCLPWCQLHGANIIVDFFTARAAARTQRLLDGIGAVLLAAMTALLAWRTAVGATSVQDAGETSMILGLPMWIVYAVLAPGFALTMAIAIYQAWCHFTGRSVEVPV, from the coding sequence ATGCTAGTCGTATTGCGATTTTTCGCGCTGCTATTCGCCTTGCTCGGAGGCCTGGCCGCCAGTGCCGTCGGTGTCCTCACCGCGTCGAGCATCATCGGCCGTGCATTGTGGTCCTCTCCGATCCCAGGAGATGTTGAGCTGACACAATTCGGCATCGCTTTGGCCATCTCGCTGTGCCTGCCGTGGTGCCAGCTGCATGGCGCCAACATCATCGTGGACTTCTTCACCGCGCGGGCGGCCGCGCGCACGCAGCGGCTGCTGGACGGCATCGGCGCGGTGCTGCTGGCTGCGATGACGGCCCTGCTGGCGTGGCGTACGGCCGTGGGGGCGACCTCGGTGCAGGACGCGGGCGAGACCTCCATGATCCTCGGCTTGCCGATGTGGATCGTGTATGCGGTGCTGGCCCCGGGCTTCGCGCTGACCATGGCGATCGCGATCTATCAGGCTTGGTGCCACTTCACCGGCCGCAGCGTGGAGGTGCCCGTATGA
- a CDS encoding TRAP transporter substrate-binding protein produces the protein MKRILKLGAVALAAAFTGLAAQAQEVTLKVHHFWPPQAMPPTKILQPWCDKIAAESNNKMKCQIFPAMQLGGTPAQLIDQAKDGVVDIVFTLPGYTAGRFPVMEVFELPFLVPSAEAGAKAAWDFYQKYGQKEFANVKPLMFAVHDEGYVHTRDKQIKTLADLKGLKMRAPTRMTNKLLASLGATPVAMPLPAVSEAVSKGVIDGFLLPWEVIPSVKLHEMVKYHSETDPSKPGLYTAVFIIAMNKAKYDGLPADLKAVIDRNSGAGLSAQAGKIWDESQAVGRKPAVDRGNTFYTIPAAEVDNWIKASAPLYDEWVASMDKLGMPGKQMLQDARDLLSKYGKK, from the coding sequence ATGAAACGCATCCTCAAGCTCGGCGCAGTCGCCCTGGCCGCCGCCTTCACCGGGCTCGCCGCTCAGGCACAGGAAGTGACCCTCAAGGTCCATCACTTCTGGCCGCCGCAGGCGATGCCGCCCACCAAGATCTTGCAGCCCTGGTGCGACAAGATCGCGGCCGAATCCAACAACAAGATGAAGTGCCAGATCTTCCCGGCGATGCAGCTGGGCGGCACGCCGGCGCAACTGATCGACCAGGCCAAGGACGGCGTGGTGGACATCGTCTTCACGCTGCCGGGCTACACGGCGGGGCGTTTCCCGGTGATGGAGGTGTTCGAACTGCCGTTCCTCGTGCCCTCCGCCGAGGCCGGTGCGAAGGCCGCGTGGGACTTCTACCAGAAGTATGGCCAGAAGGAATTCGCCAACGTCAAGCCGCTCATGTTCGCCGTGCATGACGAGGGCTACGTGCACACGCGCGACAAGCAGATCAAGACGCTGGCCGACCTCAAGGGTCTCAAGATGCGTGCGCCCACGCGCATGACGAACAAGCTGCTGGCCTCGCTCGGCGCCACGCCGGTGGCCATGCCGCTGCCTGCCGTCTCGGAGGCCGTGAGCAAGGGCGTCATCGACGGCTTTTTGCTGCCGTGGGAGGTGATTCCCTCGGTCAAGCTGCACGAGATGGTCAAGTACCACTCCGAGACGGATCCCTCCAAGCCGGGGCTGTACACGGCCGTGTTCATCATCGCGATGAACAAGGCCAAGTACGACGGTCTGCCGGCCGACCTGAAGGCCGTGATCGACCGCAACAGCGGTGCGGGGCTGTCGGCGCAGGCGGGCAAGATCTGGGATGAGAGCCAGGCGGTGGGCCGCAAGCCGGCGGTGGACCGGGGCAACACCTTCTACACCATCCCGGCCGCCGAGGTGGACAACTGGATCAAGGCGTCCGCGCCCTTGTATGACGAGTGGGTCGCCTCGATGGACAAGCTCGGCATGCCGGGCAAGCAAATGCTCCAGGACGCGCGCGACCTGCTCTCGAAGTACGGCAAGAAGTGA
- the fahA gene encoding fumarylacetoacetase, translated as MSPINETHDPALRSWVDSANRPDHDFPIQNLPFASFRRRGRDEPWRGGVAIGDAIVDLAALHRVQPFEGVAAQALAAAAQPQLNELMALGPAHWSALRLALSRALREGSAQRAVVEPCLVDQAEAEYGLPARIGDYTDFYTGIHHATAVGKLFRPDNPLLPNYKWVPIGYHGRSSSIGVSGQTFRRPLGQTKGPQDAAPRFGPCQRLDYELELGVFVGPGNALGEPIPMAEAEDHVFGVVLLNDWSARDIQAWEYQPLGPFLAKNFATTISPWIVTLEALAPFRVPFAHPEGDPQPLPYLDSPDNRARGGIDLTLEVWLQTEAMRRAGEPPHRLMASNFADAYWTVAQMVAHHTVNGCNLQAGDLLGTGTQSGPGEDQGGSLLELTCGGQKPVRLPNGETRTFLQDGDTVLLRAYAAGAGRARIGFGECAGTVLPAPALVV; from the coding sequence ATGTCCCCGATCAACGAGACCCACGATCCCGCCCTGCGCAGCTGGGTGGATAGCGCCAACCGTCCGGATCACGATTTCCCGATCCAGAACCTGCCCTTCGCCAGCTTTCGCCGCCGCGGCCGCGACGAGCCCTGGCGCGGCGGCGTGGCGATCGGCGATGCGATCGTCGACCTTGCAGCGCTGCACCGTGTGCAGCCCTTCGAGGGTGTCGCCGCGCAAGCGCTGGCAGCCGCCGCGCAGCCTCAGCTCAACGAGCTGATGGCGCTGGGCCCTGCTCACTGGAGCGCGCTGCGCCTGGCGCTGTCGCGCGCGTTGCGCGAAGGCAGCGCGCAGCGCGCCGTGGTGGAGCCTTGCCTGGTCGATCAAGCCGAGGCCGAGTACGGGCTGCCCGCGCGCATCGGCGACTACACCGACTTCTACACCGGCATCCATCACGCCACGGCCGTCGGCAAGCTGTTCCGGCCCGACAACCCGCTGCTGCCCAACTACAAGTGGGTGCCCATCGGCTACCACGGCCGCAGCTCCTCGATCGGCGTGAGCGGCCAGACCTTCCGTCGTCCCCTGGGGCAAACGAAGGGTCCGCAGGATGCGGCGCCGCGCTTCGGGCCCTGCCAGCGGCTCGACTACGAGCTGGAGCTCGGGGTGTTCGTCGGCCCCGGCAATGCGCTGGGCGAGCCGATCCCCATGGCCGAGGCGGAGGATCACGTCTTCGGGGTGGTGCTGCTGAACGACTGGTCGGCACGGGACATCCAGGCCTGGGAGTACCAGCCCCTGGGGCCCTTCCTGGCAAAGAACTTCGCGACCACCATCTCGCCGTGGATCGTCACCCTCGAGGCGCTCGCGCCCTTCCGCGTGCCGTTCGCCCACCCCGAGGGCGACCCCCAGCCCCTGCCGTACCTCGACTCGCCGGACAACCGCGCGCGCGGCGGCATCGACCTCACGCTCGAAGTGTGGTTGCAGACCGAGGCCATGCGGCGTGCGGGCGAGCCGCCGCACCGGTTGATGGCGTCCAACTTCGCGGATGCCTACTGGACGGTGGCGCAAATGGTGGCGCACCACACCGTCAATGGGTGCAACCTCCAGGCGGGCGACCTGCTCGGGACGGGCACCCAGTCCGGCCCCGGGGAGGATCAGGGTGGTTCGCTACTCGAACTTACGTGCGGTGGGCAGAAGCCAGTGCGATTACCGAACGGCGAGACTCGCACTTTCCTGCAGGATGGCGATACTGTGCTGCTGCGCGCGTACGCCGCTGGAGCCGGTCGAGCCCGCATCGGTTTCGGTGAGTGCGCGGGGACGGTGCTGCCGGCGCCGGCCCTGGTCGTCTGA